The Candidatus Cloacimonadota bacterium genome includes a region encoding these proteins:
- the atpF gene encoding F0F1 ATP synthase subunit B — MISIDYSLIIVILNFVLLLIILNKILYKPIKQFLVERQSSIATDLEQAEKSKIEAEELVKKQEEEFKESAYEIRKLKEQAKKDAEMKGDEIIKEARDREKVILADTEKQLAHEKQKVLHEIEGELGERITSLTTTIIGKHIDEKIDAEMIERLLEEERSKKK; from the coding sequence ATGATAAGTATTGATTATTCATTAATCATTGTTATCTTGAATTTCGTACTTTTACTGATCATCTTGAACAAGATACTCTACAAGCCGATCAAACAGTTTCTCGTAGAGAGGCAAAGCAGTATAGCCACTGACCTAGAGCAGGCAGAGAAATCTAAGATAGAGGCAGAAGAACTCGTTAAGAAACAAGAAGAGGAGTTCAAAGAATCTGCCTATGAGATTAGAAAGTTAAAAGAACAGGCAAAAAAAGATGCCGAAATGAAAGGTGACGAGATAATCAAAGAGGCACGTGACAGAGAGAAGGTAATATTAGCCGATACAGAAAAACAGCTTGCCCATGAAAAGCAGAAAGTACTGCATGAAATAGAAGGAGAGCTGGGAGAGAGAATTACCTCTTTGACCACTACTATTATCGGTAAACATATTGATGAAAAGATAGATGCTGAAATGATTGAACGTCTCTTGGAAGAAGAACGGAGCAAGAAGAAGTGA
- the atpE gene encoding ATP synthase F0 subunit C: MEFELIAKAAAFLGAGICMGIGALGPGLGEGYVAGKACEGIARSPENSALLTRTMLLGQAVSESTGIYSLVIALLLIFST, encoded by the coding sequence ATGGAATTCGAATTAATCGCCAAAGCAGCAGCTTTCTTAGGTGCAGGGATTTGCATGGGTATCGGAGCATTAGGACCCGGATTGGGTGAAGGTTATGTTGCCGGTAAAGCATGTGAAGGTATTGCTCGTTCTCCTGAAAATTCAGCACTCTTGACCAGAACAATGTTATTAGGTCAGGCAGTATCCGAATCTACAGGTATCTACTCCCTGGTTATTGCTCTTTTACTTATTTTCTCAACCTAA
- a CDS encoding polymer-forming cytoskeletal protein codes for MLKNRKVELSTIIGKGSTIKGNLQIHGGIRIDGLIEGTIETDGFVIIGSSGKAKADIKAKECLISGVLEGNVTVSETLELDKTSWVTGDIVAKVLTVTAGAMIVGTCQMGEKKPPRQANVIKDVSSGNEESAKKATN; via the coding sequence ATGCTCAAGAATCGTAAAGTCGAACTATCAACGATAATCGGAAAAGGGAGTACTATTAAGGGAAATTTACAGATCCATGGTGGTATAAGAATAGATGGTCTCATTGAAGGAACAATAGAAACTGATGGATTTGTTATTATAGGTTCATCAGGAAAAGCTAAGGCAGATATTAAAGCTAAAGAATGCCTTATCTCCGGTGTATTAGAAGGGAATGTTACTGTTTCCGAAACCCTAGAACTCGATAAAACATCTTGGGTTACTGGGGATATAGTAGCCAAAGTACTGACCGTTACTGCCGGAGCAATGATAGTAGGCACTTGTCAGATGGGAGAGAAAAAACCACCAAGACAAGCAAATGTAATCAAGGATGTCTCTTCCGGTAATGAAGAATCTGCTAAAAAAGCTACAAATTAA
- a CDS encoding AtpZ/AtpI family protein, with translation MKNLLKKLQIKDPEILQGLSLIGHLGLNVVISLLIFFFLFLWLDRKLQTGNILLIVGIIIGIFSGVYLNYRFLKRFYDKKR, from the coding sequence ATGAAGAATCTGCTAAAAAAGCTACAAATTAAAGATCCTGAAATACTTCAGGGTTTATCATTAATCGGTCATTTAGGACTGAATGTCGTCATTTCATTACTCATCTTCTTTTTTCTCTTTCTCTGGTTGGATCGAAAACTACAAACAGGAAATATTCTATTGATCGTAGGGATCATTATCGGGATCTTCTCCGGAGTATATCTTAACTATAGATTTTTAAAACGTTTCTATGACAAAAAACGATAA
- a CDS encoding ATP synthase F0 subunit C — MIESVEIVRIATYLGAAVSVSLASISAGFGEGYTAGLANYALMKQPQTSDQMSRSMLVSQAVTETGAIFSLVIALLLLFGGVDRGSVGLVKAAAILASGLAMGLGSVGPGFGSGYTGGYACLALSRMPKKHNEITGNMLIGQALAQASSIFALVVALLLIYAIPDFEGLDLSQQIVRAVSYIGAGLCIGFGTLGPGSAIGYVAGRASDMIGRYPRERTLIMRTMFVGAAVTESTAIYSLVIAFLLMYAL, encoded by the coding sequence ATGATAGAAAGTGTTGAAATAGTTCGTATTGCTACTTATTTAGGGGCTGCAGTTAGCGTCTCACTTGCCTCTATCAGTGCAGGTTTTGGAGAAGGTTATACAGCCGGCTTAGCTAATTATGCTTTAATGAAGCAACCTCAGACCAGCGACCAGATGTCCCGTTCTATGTTGGTTAGTCAAGCAGTTACTGAAACGGGAGCAATATTTTCACTCGTCATAGCACTCTTATTGCTCTTTGGAGGTGTTGACAGAGGCAGTGTAGGATTAGTTAAAGCGGCAGCTATCTTAGCTTCCGGTTTAGCAATGGGTTTAGGGAGTGTCGGTCCCGGGTTCGGTTCCGGATACACTGGTGGATACGCCTGCCTTGCTTTGAGCAGAATGCCTAAAAAACATAATGAAATTACAGGAAATATGCTTATTGGTCAAGCATTGGCTCAGGCGAGCTCTATCTTTGCACTTGTCGTTGCCCTACTACTTATTTATGCGATCCCTGATTTTGAGGGTTTGGATCTATCTCAACAGATTGTCAGAGCAGTATCTTACATCGGAGCAGGTCTCTGTATCGGATTTGGTACTCTCGGTCCCGGTTCTGCTATAGGTTATGTAGCAGGCAGGGCAAGTGATATGATCGGTCGTTATCCTCGCGAGAGGACATTAATAATGAGAACCATGTTTGTTGGTGCCGCAGTTACGGAATCAACAGCTATATATTCGTTAGTAATCGCATTTCTATTAATGTATGCACTTTAA
- a CDS encoding ATP synthase subunit I translates to MTKNDNLTAKYVREILSIVFLTIIAAIMFLPTRFGQAIGWIAGSIGSGLNFYWLYLKVKRSIAVNLQGAQLQSFKGFYLRYLFLTIYSVLVVVLLKPDIIIFGLGLVSVQIVIYLHYFIGLLRTGQREKEDEN, encoded by the coding sequence ATGACAAAAAACGATAACCTAACTGCCAAATATGTCAGAGAGATTTTATCTATTGTTTTCTTGACAATTATCGCTGCTATTATGTTTTTGCCAACGAGATTCGGTCAGGCAATAGGTTGGATTGCAGGTTCTATAGGTAGCGGACTTAATTTTTATTGGCTTTATTTAAAGGTCAAACGAAGTATAGCCGTTAATCTTCAAGGAGCTCAATTGCAGTCCTTTAAAGGATTCTATCTCCGATATCTTTTTCTGACTATATACTCAGTATTAGTAGTTGTTTTGCTGAAACCGGATATCATAATTTTCGGGTTGGGATTGGTTAGTGTTCAGATAGTAATCTATCTACACTATTTTATCGGTTTGTTAAGAACTGGGCAGAGAGAGAAGGAAGATGAAAATTGA
- a CDS encoding ParB/RepB/Spo0J family partition protein, translating to MSTRLGRGLDALIPTGDESIDRSTRITTVKINKIKPNPYQPRMNIDQEKLQELANSLIESGMIQPIIVNKKEDSEYELIAGERRLEAAKLAGFTEVPVIIRSVSPKEQLQYALIENIQRENLNPIEEAKAYEQLQKQFKLTHNDIAKYVGKDRSTVTNSIRLLKLEPTVQEAIVQERLTQGHARVLLQLKPSEQLSFAKDIIHKQLSVRQTEVKISNYIAGRKIGKKDVNEDKKKYYAKITDSLQKSFTLPVKINPKSEGGSITFTFKSDEQFQKLIKRLLNKK from the coding sequence ATGAGTACAAGATTAGGTCGTGGTTTGGATGCATTGATCCCTACTGGTGATGAATCTATAGATCGTTCAACAAGAATTACAACGGTTAAGATAAATAAGATCAAACCAAATCCCTACCAGCCTAGAATGAACATTGATCAAGAAAAACTACAAGAATTAGCAAATTCATTGATTGAGAGCGGAATGATTCAACCGATAATCGTCAATAAAAAAGAGGATTCAGAATATGAGTTGATTGCCGGTGAAAGACGCTTAGAAGCTGCTAAATTAGCCGGTTTTACTGAAGTTCCGGTTATTATACGTTCGGTCTCTCCTAAAGAGCAGTTACAATATGCCTTGATCGAAAACATTCAAAGAGAAAATCTTAACCCGATAGAAGAAGCCAAAGCTTATGAACAGTTACAGAAACAATTTAAGCTAACCCATAATGATATTGCTAAGTATGTAGGAAAAGATCGGAGTACGGTAACTAATTCTATCCGTTTATTAAAACTTGAGCCGACGGTTCAGGAAGCAATCGTCCAAGAGAGATTAACTCAAGGACATGCCAGAGTTCTATTACAACTCAAACCAAGCGAACAACTTTCCTTTGCTAAAGATATAATTCATAAACAACTCTCCGTCAGGCAGACAGAAGTTAAGATTAGCAACTATATAGCTGGCAGGAAGATAGGCAAAAAAGATGTCAATGAAGATAAGAAAAAATATTATGCTAAAATAACTGACTCACTCCAAAAAAGCTTTACTTTGCCGGTAAAGATCAATCCAAAATCAGAGGGTGGTTCGATCACATTCACATTTAAAAGTGACGAGCAATTTCAGAAATTGATCAAGAGATTACTCAATAAAAAGTAG
- a CDS encoding F0F1 ATP synthase subunit delta produces MKIRLLARRYAQAFIDNISERDFDTIFDDIKTIRSFIEEYPQIVKILQSILTPKKKKIELLDALAAENQSEGLALKQRKYWRGLLNVLIVKHRIQILVETIDEIERLLLQRQNKAKITLFLSREHASDVAKKVIDYVSNITGKELIPQTVINPDIIGGFVATVDSLRVDGSVKHNLEKFKKVKKS; encoded by the coding sequence GTGAAGATTCGACTGTTAGCCAGACGTTATGCTCAGGCATTCATCGACAACATCTCTGAACGAGATTTTGATACTATTTTCGATGACATCAAAACAATCCGATCTTTTATTGAAGAATACCCGCAGATAGTAAAAATTCTCCAATCGATATTAACTCCAAAGAAGAAAAAGATAGAATTATTAGATGCTTTGGCAGCTGAGAATCAATCTGAAGGTTTAGCTTTAAAACAGCGAAAGTATTGGCGAGGATTATTGAATGTCTTAATAGTTAAACACAGGATACAAATTCTTGTAGAGACAATTGATGAGATCGAAAGATTGCTGCTTCAGCGACAGAATAAAGCAAAAATCACTCTGTTTCTCTCCCGAGAACATGCATCAGATGTAGCAAAAAAAGTAATAGATTATGTAAGCAATATAACCGGCAAAGAATTGATACCACAGACAGTAATCAACCCGGATATAATTGGCGGTTTTGTTGCCACAGTTGATTCATTGAGAGTAGATGGATCAGTTAAACACA
- the atpB gene encoding F0F1 ATP synthase subunit A: MTKKKLIRLFLIFLVIQAILSIGLDYKLNIGINPEKGRFAIWNTPHPMTIQDRIIEEFMPDQYVRDKGITPKIYGSEKLYNFFAYFFNDNALNAFSLLRMIFILNCILIVIALLIRQNLSRIPSKRQVLFELIHSFFENLTSETLGKKYAYFTPYVLTIFIFIWSANFIGVVPIPGFMEPTRNINVPLGMGLMVVAVVHFMAIKKKGLFPYLKGFTEPFIPLAPINVVGEFSKAISISFRLFGNVLGGAIILIVISSLVRFIILPVGLSLFFGLFIGTIQAFVFTMLAISYIAVEIYE, translated from the coding sequence ATGACAAAGAAGAAATTGATCAGATTGTTTCTTATTTTCTTGGTTATTCAAGCGATCCTGTCTATTGGTCTCGATTATAAACTCAATATCGGCATAAACCCTGAAAAAGGTAGATTTGCAATCTGGAATACACCCCATCCAATGACAATACAAGATCGTATTATTGAAGAATTTATGCCTGATCAGTATGTACGTGATAAGGGAATAACACCCAAAATTTATGGCAGTGAGAAACTCTACAACTTTTTCGCATATTTCTTTAATGATAATGCTCTGAATGCTTTCTCTCTATTAAGAATGATCTTTATTCTGAACTGTATATTGATAGTTATTGCTCTGCTTATCCGTCAGAATCTCTCACGAATACCTTCCAAACGTCAGGTTCTATTTGAGCTGATACATAGCTTTTTTGAGAATCTAACTTCAGAAACATTGGGTAAGAAATATGCCTATTTTACACCTTATGTTCTAACAATATTTATCTTTATTTGGTCTGCTAATTTCATTGGTGTAGTACCGATCCCCGGCTTTATGGAACCAACCAGAAACATAAATGTTCCTCTCGGAATGGGATTGATGGTTGTGGCTGTAGTACATTTTATGGCTATTAAAAAGAAGGGACTATTCCCATATTTGAAAGGGTTTACAGAACCTTTTATTCCATTAGCACCAATAAATGTAGTTGGAGAGTTTTCCAAAGCGATCTCAATATCATTCCGTCTCTTTGGTAATGTTTTGGGTGGGGCAATTATCCTTATTGTAATCTCATCTTTAGTTAGATTTATAATCTTACCAGTCGGTTTGAGTCTGTTCTTTGGACTGTTCATAGGCACTATTCAAGCATTCGTCTTTACTATGCTGGCAATAAGTTACATCGCCGTAGAAATATATGAATAA
- a CDS encoding M23 family metallopeptidase, which translates to MFKTVLIILVILLLILSVYLLVVNNKQSIKITQQESDIEALNVYVQSLNDKLKNYEQDSEIGVAIPKTQQIRDLLDNYLRDRNKRDSGIDISISTEELREDLEEFQLRQRFIPNQIPIKKDFVVSQSFSENHKGIDYAAQLGAEVVAAASGVIKSNYEDKYFGNVIIIDHLNHYITFYAHLARTFHQEGFFVEKGQVIGLVGSTGFSKYPHLHYEVIYRGENFNPEDLIE; encoded by the coding sequence ATGTTCAAAACTGTCCTTATAATACTTGTTATTCTCCTTTTGATTCTATCGGTATACCTCTTGGTAGTTAACAATAAACAATCAATCAAAATCACCCAACAAGAGAGTGACATCGAAGCCCTTAATGTCTATGTTCAATCCCTGAATGATAAATTAAAAAACTATGAACAGGACTCGGAAATTGGTGTTGCTATCCCCAAGACCCAACAGATAAGAGACTTACTAGATAATTACTTGCGCGATCGTAACAAGCGAGATTCTGGGATAGATATAAGCATAAGCACTGAAGAGTTGAGGGAAGATCTGGAAGAATTTCAACTAAGACAGCGATTCATACCTAATCAAATCCCTATAAAAAAGGATTTTGTTGTTAGCCAATCTTTTTCAGAAAATCATAAAGGTATTGATTATGCCGCTCAATTAGGTGCTGAAGTAGTTGCTGCTGCCAGTGGTGTCATTAAATCTAACTATGAAGACAAATATTTCGGAAATGTCATTATCATTGACCATCTTAACCACTATATAACTTTTTACGCCCACCTTGCCAGAACTTTTCATCAAGAGGGTTTCTTTGTAGAGAAAGGTCAAGTTATAGGTTTAGTAGGTAGTACAGGGTTTAGTAAATATCCGCACCTGCATTATGAAGTAATCTATCGAGGAGAAAATTTTAATCCTGAGGATTTAATTGAATAA